In Scatophagus argus isolate fScaArg1 chromosome 14, fScaArg1.pri, whole genome shotgun sequence, the following proteins share a genomic window:
- the nup98 gene encoding nuclear pore complex protein Nup98-Nup96 isoform X1, translated as MFNKSFGTPFGGGTGGFGTSSTFGQQNTGFGTTGGFGTSAFGTTTNAGGLFGSTQNKPGGLFGSSTFSQPATSSTSTGFGFGAASGTSTSLFGSTGTGTTGGLFSQPNNAFGASKPTSFGSFGTSTSSGGLFGSTNTTSNPFGGAASLFGGSGFSAAQQPGTTVKFNPPTGTDTMVKAGVTTSINTKHQCITAMKEYENKSLEELRLEDYQAGRKGPTNPMAAGTGSLFGSSTATSSATTGLFGSSPSNTSFSFGQNKSSFGAGTAAPGSFGTTAGSLFGQPAQQQGSSLFKPFGQATTTQSTGFSFGSTNTMGQANTSSIGLFGNTAASQSTGLFGAAQTSTATGFGTGTGLFGQTNTGFGNVGTQQSLFGSKTAGFGTTTTSAPSFGTGTGLFGNKPALTLGTGNNTSTFGFGANPAGGSLFGNKPTTGGLGTALGTSFGTAVGTGQTSLFGNNQNKLGTTLGAMGTFGTTGFNSGTGTLGFGAAQQPVALTDPSAATAQQAMLQQQLSILAYSPYGDSPLFRNQLSDPKKKEERLKPTNPTAQKALTTPTHYKLTPRPATRVRPKALTSSGAVKSQLFDGLDDDEPSLTNGAFVPRKSIKKLVLKNLNSSQYSGPISKETDDLASPSDYPQNGHSHLEEEEEELREVPGPSSRTDDDPEVTQFYVNPIAKPIPQGRAQTSLQDTISELNMHKATRNGLELSSEDVCVSLGEESLQEEREEEQQESQQTPHPAGIVLTRVGYYTIPSMEELADMVDENGECVVENFSVGRKGYGSVFFPGEVNVTGLNLDHIVHFRRKEVIVYPDDKNKPPEGEGLNRRAEVTLDGVWPNDKTTCTQIRSPERLNDMNYEGRLEKASRRQGARFLEYRPETGSWVFEVAHFSKYGLQDSDEEDDIPPKTDPKKLKAVMPLPPSRLQQQLPLSQQQVVPQAQSTAVADLPGGVAELDSDMADITQSFPTESILGGEDGGELEGGEMVMSGGRLGGLISAEHDGVSTSSHIASSLGINPHTLQIMKASLFAEDEEESDMFQDHGAMKVSTDVLSSHLVQPVAPSRPSAGGLLQARFTSGLSQLADSPRLPHPLLPPLSRASPAAVEAPRSSHWVGSGPTSFLLPPRTPEPSIRTVGVRRLGGPVPLKESVTQGKGGLLMDAGLFAGRSFRVGWGPGWTLAHCGHQLSSPLGKQLERKDPMTKSDFSFLPKPARSKPLIESPYKVVLEQLVDVQPPVVKTNEEEEEGQEVLQRPLEICLKHSTVTTTGDSTCPLVRPQPGVAALHEYAEWITELKEKQGDADPLLGFWSEVWTLCEALWGRLGPAEQDPDVVPPNEYEQQLERRRAFSAWLSRGATCRVEEEVALAGKGRHTEAIFSYLTGNRISEACRRAQKEGDHRLSLLLSQAMGAQYCRDLLALQLADWNRMQTDCYLPEDRLRIFTLLAGKPVWQSSDSVVNVCSELDWKRCVAVHLWFMLPPTASVADALARYEAAFQGTRDGGRYACAPLPPYMEEEQLDMEEEEEEEVSKRPLHDLCFHLLKLYSDRHYSLQQLLDPLTVTWERLDYRLSWHLWNVLQALHYSNLSAARQGLLHSSYAAQLESAGLWHMAVFILLHIPDHTQRERAVREMLTLHCPLQDTDESVRRERFLTERLLIPDRWVHEAKATRARRDGDRHQEALHLYRAGYWNQCHRLLIQHLASDCIVNDNHDYLLEFLEGLAVPEHSATIQDWDIAGRVYLDYIRVIKTLQNIQQLDNAGYELERLYTDVTSLCGRIELLPCRAARDRLAQSEMAKRVSNILRVVLSLQQGDAASDALSIPLAQLAPHVTRLPMPEDYTLEELRGLTQSYLRQLVVGQ; from the exons ATGTTCAACAAGTCATTTGGTACTCCGTTCGGAGGAGGGACGGGGGGGTTTGGCACCTCATCAACCTTTGGACAACAAA ACACAGGTTTCGGGACGACAGGAGGTTTTGGGACGTCTGCGTTTGGGACTACCACCAATGCTGGAGGACTGTTTGGTTCCACACAGAATAAACCTG GTGGTCTCTTTGGCTCCAGCACTTTCAGTCAGCCGGCAACTTCTTCCACCAGCACTGGCTTTGGTTTTGGTGCTGCGAGTGGCACTTCAACGAGCCTGTTTGGCAGCACCGGAACAGGAACCACTGGTGGACTCTTCTCCCAGCCGAACAATGCTTTTGGTGCCAGCAAACCCACCTCTTTTGGAA GTTTTggcaccagcaccagcagcgGCGGGCTGTTCGGGTCGACCAACACCACCTCCAATCCTTTCGGGGGGGCGGCATCCCTGTTTGGAGGCTCTGGGTTCTCTGCTGCTCAGCAGCCTGGAACCACCGTGAAATTCAAT ccTCCAACAGGAACTGACACAATGGTGAAAGCAGGTGTGACCACAAGCATCAATACCAAGCACCAGTGCATCACAGCCATGAAGGAGTACGAGAACAAATCGCTGGAG GAGTTGAGGCTGGAGGACTACCAGGCGGGCAGGAAGGGCCCTACCAACCCAATGGCTGCAGGGACGGGCAGTTTGTTTGGCTCGTCCACGGCCACGTCCAGCGCCACCACGGGCCTCTTCGGCTCCTCCCCCTCCAACACCAGCTTCTCCTTCGGACAGAACAAGAGCTCCTTCGGAGCAGGGA CTGCAGCCCCTGGAAGTTTTGGCACAACCGCCGGCAGTCTGTTCGGTCAACCGGCCCAGCAACAAGGCAGCAGCCTCTTCAAGCCGTTCGGCCAGGCCACCACCACCCAGAGCACCGGCTTCTCCTTTGGCAGCACCAACACGATGGGACAGGCCAACACCAGCAGCATT GGTTTGTTTGGGAACACGGCAGCATCTCAGTCGACCGGGTTGTTTGGAGCTGCCCAGACGAGCACAGCCACTGGCTTTGGCACCGGCACCGGCCTCTttggacaaacaaacactggattTGGAAACGTTGGCACTCAG CAGAGTTTGTTTGGCAGTAAGACGGCTGGGTTtggcaccaccaccaccagcgcCCCGTCCTTTGGAACTGGCACTGGGCTGTTTGGCAACAAACCGGCCCTCACGCTGGGGACTGGAAACAACACTTCCACCTTCG GTTTTGGCGCAAACCCTGCTGGAGGGAGTCTGTTTGGGAACAAGCCGACCACTGGGGGACTGGGGACTGCACTGGGAACCAGTTTCGGAACAG CAGTGGGCACTGGACAAACGTCTCTGTTTGGGAACAACCAGAACAAACTGGGCACCACACTGGGAGCGATGGGAACGTTTGGAACAACTGGATTTAACAGTGGAACCGGCACGCTGGGCTTTGGAGCGGCGCAGCAGCCAGTTG CCCTCACAGATCCAAGTGCTGCGACCGCCCAGCAGGCCATGCTTCAGCAACAGCTCAGCATTCTGGCCTATTCGCCGTACGGAGACTCGCCGCTGTTCAGAAACCAGCTGTCAGACCccaagaagaaagaggag CGTTTGAAACCAACCAATCCAACTGCCCAGAAGGCTCTGACCACTCCCACTCACTACAAGCTGACCCCTCGGCCTGCGACCAGGGTCCGCCCCAAAGCTCTGACATCATCGGGGGCCGTCAAGTCACAGCTCTTCGATGGCCTGGACGATGATGAGCCCTCGCTCACTAATGGAGCCTTTGTACCCAG GAAGAGCATCAAGAAGCTCGTTCTTAAGAACTTGAACAGCAGTCAGTACAGCGGTCCAATCAGCAAAGAGACGGACGACCTTGCGTCCCCGTCGGACTATCCACAGAACGGACACAG TcatttggaggaggaggaggaggagctgagggaggTGCCGGGCCCCAGCAGTCGGACAGACGACGATCCAGAGGTGACCCAGTTCTATGTTAACCCCATCGCAAAGCCGATCCCACAGGGCCGTGCTCAGACCAGCCTGCAGGACACCATCAGCGAGCTCAACATGCACAAAGCAACCAGGAACGGCTTGGAG CTGAGCAGCgaggacgtgtgtgtgtctctggggGAGGAGTCTCTGCAGGAGGAgcgagaggaggagcagcaggagtcACAACAGACTCCTCACCCAGCAG gCATTGTTCTGACCCGGGTTGGTTATTACACCATCCCCTCCAtggaggagctggctgacatGGTGGATGAAAACGGAGAGTGTGTGGTGGAGAACTTCTCTGTGGGCAGGAAAG GATACGGCTCCGTCTTTTTCCCTGGCGAGGTGAACGTGACGGGACTGAACCTTGACCATATTGTCCACTTCAGACGCAAAGAGGTCATTGTCTACCCGGATGATAAAAACAAGCCACCAGAAGGGGAGGGGCTTAACAG GCGAGCCGAGGTGACTCTGGACGGCGTTTGGCCAAACGACAAGACCACCTGCACTCAGATCAGGAGCCCCGAGCGTCTGAACGACATGAACTATGAGGGCCGGCTGGAGAAAGCTTCGCGCAGACAGGGAGCCCGTTTCCTGGAGTACAGACCTGAAACTGGATCCTGGGTGTTCGAG GTGGCCCATTTCTCCAAATATGGGCTGCAGGATTCTGATGAGGAGGACGACATACCACCCAAAACTGACCCCAAGAAGCTCAAGGCAGTGATGCCACTTCCTCCctccagactgcagcagcagcttccccTGTCCCAGCAGCAGGTGGTGCCACAGGCTCAG TCCACTGCTGTTGCCGATCTGCCGGGTGGCGTGGCCGAACTGGACAGCGACATGGCTGACATCACCCAGAGCTTCCCCACAGAGAGCATACTGGGAGGAGAGGACGGTGGCGAGCTGGAGGGCGGGGAGATGGTCATGTCAGGTGGGAGACTCGGAGGTTTGATCTCTGCAGAGCACGACGGCGTCTCTACGTCCAGCCACATAGCATCCTCGTTGGGGATCAACCCCCACACCCTCCag ATCATGAAGGCGTCTCTGTTTgctgaggacgaggaggagagcGACATGTTCCAGGATCACGGAGCAATGAAGGTCTCCACCGACGTCTTGTCCTCACATCTGGTCCAGCCGGTAGCTCCGAGCCGACCCTCCG CGGGAGGCCTCCTTCAGGCTCGTTTCACCTCCGGCCTCTCTCAGCTGGCAGATTCTCCTCggcttcctcatcctcttcttcctcctctgtctcgAGCATCTCCGGCTGCTGTTGAAGCCCCGCGGTCGTCACACTGGGTGGGCTCGGGCCCAACATCCTTCCTGCTGCCTCCTCGAACTCCAGAGCCCTCAATCAGGACTGTCGGGGTCCGGCGTCTGGGCGGCCCCGTCCCCCTCAAAGAGTCGGTGACCCAGGGGAAG GGGGGTCTGCTGATGGATGCCGGTCTGTTTGCGGGTCGTTCCTTTCGGGTGGGGTGGGGTCCCGGCTGGACGCTGGCACACTGTGGCCACCAGCTGAGCTCACCTCTGGGCAAACAGCTTGAGCGTAAAGACCCTATGACCAAAAGTGACTTCAGCTTCCTGCCAAAACCTGCCAGGAGCAAACC GCTGATAGAAAGCCCCTACAAGGTGGTGCTGGAGCAGCTGGTGGATGTGCAGCCTCCAGTGGTGAAGACcaacgaggaggaggaggagggtcagGAGGTGCTGCAGCGCCCCCTGGAGATCTGTCTGAAGCACAGCACAGTCACCACCACAGGCGACTCAACCTGCCCTCTGGTCCGACCGCAGCCCGGCGTGGCAGCGCTCCACGAATACGCAGAGTGGATCACAGAACTGAAGGAGAAGCAAGGAGACGCAGACC CTCTCCTGGGTTTTTGGTCTGAGGTCTGGACCTTGTGTGAGGCTTTGTGGGGCCGGTTGGGTCCCGCAGAGCAGGATCCAGATGTTGTGCCGCCCAACGAGTAcgagcagcagctggagaggAGGCGAGCCTTCTCGGCCTGGCTGTCCCGCGGAGCCACctgcagggtggaggaggaggtggcgcTGGCAGGGAAAGGTCGTCATACAGAGGCCATCTTCAGCTACCTGACGGGCAACCGCATCAGTGAGGCGTGTCGACGGGCACAGAAGGAAG GAGACCACCGTCTgtccctgctgctgtctcagGCCATGGGTGCTCAGTACTGCCGGGACCTCCTGGCCCTTCAGCTTGCTGACTGGAACCGCATGCAGACCGACTGCTACCTGCCTGAGGACCGACTTCGCATCTTCACGCTGCTCGCTGGCAAACCT GTGTGGCAGTCGTCTGACTCCGTGGTCAACGTTTGCTCTGAGCTGGACTGGAAGCGCTGCGTTGCCGTCCACCTCTGGTTCATGCTGCCTCCGACCGCCTCGGTGGCAGACGCTCTCGCCAGATATGAGGCTGCCTTCCAG GGAACACGTGACGGGGGGAGGTATGCCTGTGCCCCCCTGCCTCCCTacatggaggaggagcagctggacatggaggaggaggaggaggaggaggtgtccAAACGGCCGCTGCACGACCTCTGCTTCCACCTGCTCAAACTGTACAGTGACAG ACACTacagcctgcagcagctgttgGACCCCCTGACCGTCACCTGGGAGCGTCTGGACTACCGCCTGAGCTGGCACCTGTGGAATGTCCTGCAGGCGCTGCACTACAGCAACCTGAGCGCTGCTCGCCAGGGACTTCTCCACAGCAGCTATGCCGCACAGCTGGAGAGCGCCGGCCTGTGGCACATGGCCGTCTTCATCCTGCTGCACATCCCGGACCACAC TCAGCGGGAGCGAGCAGTGAGGGAGATGCTGACCCTCCACTGCCCCCTGCAGGACACAGATGAGTCGGTCCGGAGGGAGCGCTTCCTCACCGAGAGGCTGCTCATCCCAGACCGGTGGGTCCACGAGGCCAAGGCCACCCGAGCCCGTCGAGACGGTGACAGACACCAGGAGGCCCTGCACCTGTACCGGGCTGGTTACTGGAACCAATGTCACCGGCTGCTTATCCAACACCTGGCCTCAG ACTGCATCGTCAACGACAACCACGACTACCTGCTGGAGTTCCTGGAGGGGCTGGCGGTCCCTGAACACAGCGCCACCATCCAGGACTGGGACATTGCAGGGAGGGTTTACCTGGACTACATCCGAGTCATTAAGACTCTGCAGAACATCCAGCAG TTGGACAACGCCGGATACGAGCTGGAGCGCCTCTACACGGACGTGACGTCGCTCTGTGGCAGGATCGAGCTTCTGCCCTGCCGAGCCGCCAGAGACCGCCTCGCCCAATCAG aGATGGCGAAACGTGTGTCAAACATCCTGCGGGTGGTGCTGAGCCTGCAGCAGGGCGATGCAGCGTCCGACGCCCTGAGCATCCCCCTCGCCCAGCTGGCGCCGCACGTCACCCGCCTGCCGATGCCGGAGGACTACACgctggaggagctgagaggCCTCACGCAGTCGTACCTGCGGCAGCTCGTCGTCGGCCAGTGA
- the nup98 gene encoding nuclear pore complex protein Nup98-Nup96 isoform X3 — MFNKSFGTPFGGGTGGFGTSSTFGQQNTGFGTTGGFGTSAFGTTTNAGGLFGSTQNKPGGLFGSSTFSQPATSSTSTGFGFGAASGTSTSLFGSTGTGTTGGLFSQPNNAFGASKPTSFGSFGTSTSSGGLFGSTNTTSNPFGGAASLFGGSGFSAAQQPGTTVKFNPPTGTDTMVKAGVTTSINTKHQCITAMKEYENKSLEELRLEDYQAGRKGPTNPMAAGTGSLFGSSTATSSATTGLFGSSPSNTSFSFGQNKSSFGAGTAAPGSFGTTAGSLFGQPAQQQGSSLFKPFGQATTTQSTGFSFGSTNTMGQANTSSIGLFGNTAASQSTGLFGAAQTSTATGFGTGTGLFGQTNTGFGNVGTQQSLFGSKTAGFGTTTTSAPSFGTGTGLFGNKPALTLGTGNNTSTFGFGANPAGGSLFGNKPTTGGLGTALGTSFGTVGTGQTSLFGNNQNKLGTTLGAMGTFGTTGFNSGTGTLGFGAAQQPVALTDPSAATAQQAMLQQQLSILAYSPYGDSPLFRNQLSDPKKKEERLKPTNPTAQKALTTPTHYKLTPRPATRVRPKALTSSGAVKSQLFDGLDDDEPSLTNGAFVPRKSIKKLVLKNLNSSQYSGPISKETDDLASPSDYPQNGHSHLEEEEEELREVPGPSSRTDDDPEVTQFYVNPIAKPIPQGRAQTSLQDTISELNMHKATRNGLELSSEDVCVSLGEESLQEEREEEQQESQQTPHPAGIVLTRVGYYTIPSMEELADMVDENGECVVENFSVGRKGYGSVFFPGEVNVTGLNLDHIVHFRRKEVIVYPDDKNKPPEGEGLNRRAEVTLDGVWPNDKTTCTQIRSPERLNDMNYEGRLEKASRRQGARFLEYRPETGSWVFEVAHFSKYGLQDSDEEDDIPPKTDPKKLKAVMPLPPSRLQQQLPLSQQQVVPQAQSTAVADLPGGVAELDSDMADITQSFPTESILGGEDGGELEGGEMVMSGGRLGGLISAEHDGVSTSSHIASSLGINPHTLQIMKASLFAEDEEESDMFQDHGAMKVSTDVLSSHLVQPVAPSRPSAGGLLQARFTSGLSQLADSPRLPHPLLPPLSRASPAAVEAPRSSHWVGSGPTSFLLPPRTPEPSIRTVGVRRLGGPVPLKESVTQGKGGLLMDAGLFAGRSFRVGWGPGWTLAHCGHQLSSPLGKQLERKDPMTKSDFSFLPKPARSKPLIESPYKVVLEQLVDVQPPVVKTNEEEEEGQEVLQRPLEICLKHSTVTTTGDSTCPLVRPQPGVAALHEYAEWITELKEKQGDADPLLGFWSEVWTLCEALWGRLGPAEQDPDVVPPNEYEQQLERRRAFSAWLSRGATCRVEEEVALAGKGRHTEAIFSYLTGNRISEACRRAQKEGDHRLSLLLSQAMGAQYCRDLLALQLADWNRMQTDCYLPEDRLRIFTLLAGKPVWQSSDSVVNVCSELDWKRCVAVHLWFMLPPTASVADALARYEAAFQGTRDGGRYACAPLPPYMEEEQLDMEEEEEEEVSKRPLHDLCFHLLKLYSDRHYSLQQLLDPLTVTWERLDYRLSWHLWNVLQALHYSNLSAARQGLLHSSYAAQLESAGLWHMAVFILLHIPDHTQRERAVREMLTLHCPLQDTDESVRRERFLTERLLIPDRWVHEAKATRARRDGDRHQEALHLYRAGYWNQCHRLLIQHLASDCIVNDNHDYLLEFLEGLAVPEHSATIQDWDIAGRVYLDYIRVIKTLQNIQQLDNAGYELERLYTDVTSLCGRIELLPCRAARDRLAQSEMAKRVSNILRVVLSLQQGDAASDALSIPLAQLAPHVTRLPMPEDYTLEELRGLTQSYLRQLVVGQ; from the exons ATGTTCAACAAGTCATTTGGTACTCCGTTCGGAGGAGGGACGGGGGGGTTTGGCACCTCATCAACCTTTGGACAACAAA ACACAGGTTTCGGGACGACAGGAGGTTTTGGGACGTCTGCGTTTGGGACTACCACCAATGCTGGAGGACTGTTTGGTTCCACACAGAATAAACCTG GTGGTCTCTTTGGCTCCAGCACTTTCAGTCAGCCGGCAACTTCTTCCACCAGCACTGGCTTTGGTTTTGGTGCTGCGAGTGGCACTTCAACGAGCCTGTTTGGCAGCACCGGAACAGGAACCACTGGTGGACTCTTCTCCCAGCCGAACAATGCTTTTGGTGCCAGCAAACCCACCTCTTTTGGAA GTTTTggcaccagcaccagcagcgGCGGGCTGTTCGGGTCGACCAACACCACCTCCAATCCTTTCGGGGGGGCGGCATCCCTGTTTGGAGGCTCTGGGTTCTCTGCTGCTCAGCAGCCTGGAACCACCGTGAAATTCAAT ccTCCAACAGGAACTGACACAATGGTGAAAGCAGGTGTGACCACAAGCATCAATACCAAGCACCAGTGCATCACAGCCATGAAGGAGTACGAGAACAAATCGCTGGAG GAGTTGAGGCTGGAGGACTACCAGGCGGGCAGGAAGGGCCCTACCAACCCAATGGCTGCAGGGACGGGCAGTTTGTTTGGCTCGTCCACGGCCACGTCCAGCGCCACCACGGGCCTCTTCGGCTCCTCCCCCTCCAACACCAGCTTCTCCTTCGGACAGAACAAGAGCTCCTTCGGAGCAGGGA CTGCAGCCCCTGGAAGTTTTGGCACAACCGCCGGCAGTCTGTTCGGTCAACCGGCCCAGCAACAAGGCAGCAGCCTCTTCAAGCCGTTCGGCCAGGCCACCACCACCCAGAGCACCGGCTTCTCCTTTGGCAGCACCAACACGATGGGACAGGCCAACACCAGCAGCATT GGTTTGTTTGGGAACACGGCAGCATCTCAGTCGACCGGGTTGTTTGGAGCTGCCCAGACGAGCACAGCCACTGGCTTTGGCACCGGCACCGGCCTCTttggacaaacaaacactggattTGGAAACGTTGGCACTCAG CAGAGTTTGTTTGGCAGTAAGACGGCTGGGTTtggcaccaccaccaccagcgcCCCGTCCTTTGGAACTGGCACTGGGCTGTTTGGCAACAAACCGGCCCTCACGCTGGGGACTGGAAACAACACTTCCACCTTCG GTTTTGGCGCAAACCCTGCTGGAGGGAGTCTGTTTGGGAACAAGCCGACCACTGGGGGACTGGGGACTGCACTGGGAACCAGTTTCGGAACAG TGGGCACTGGACAAACGTCTCTGTTTGGGAACAACCAGAACAAACTGGGCACCACACTGGGAGCGATGGGAACGTTTGGAACAACTGGATTTAACAGTGGAACCGGCACGCTGGGCTTTGGAGCGGCGCAGCAGCCAGTTG CCCTCACAGATCCAAGTGCTGCGACCGCCCAGCAGGCCATGCTTCAGCAACAGCTCAGCATTCTGGCCTATTCGCCGTACGGAGACTCGCCGCTGTTCAGAAACCAGCTGTCAGACCccaagaagaaagaggag CGTTTGAAACCAACCAATCCAACTGCCCAGAAGGCTCTGACCACTCCCACTCACTACAAGCTGACCCCTCGGCCTGCGACCAGGGTCCGCCCCAAAGCTCTGACATCATCGGGGGCCGTCAAGTCACAGCTCTTCGATGGCCTGGACGATGATGAGCCCTCGCTCACTAATGGAGCCTTTGTACCCAG GAAGAGCATCAAGAAGCTCGTTCTTAAGAACTTGAACAGCAGTCAGTACAGCGGTCCAATCAGCAAAGAGACGGACGACCTTGCGTCCCCGTCGGACTATCCACAGAACGGACACAG TcatttggaggaggaggaggaggagctgagggaggTGCCGGGCCCCAGCAGTCGGACAGACGACGATCCAGAGGTGACCCAGTTCTATGTTAACCCCATCGCAAAGCCGATCCCACAGGGCCGTGCTCAGACCAGCCTGCAGGACACCATCAGCGAGCTCAACATGCACAAAGCAACCAGGAACGGCTTGGAG CTGAGCAGCgaggacgtgtgtgtgtctctggggGAGGAGTCTCTGCAGGAGGAgcgagaggaggagcagcaggagtcACAACAGACTCCTCACCCAGCAG gCATTGTTCTGACCCGGGTTGGTTATTACACCATCCCCTCCAtggaggagctggctgacatGGTGGATGAAAACGGAGAGTGTGTGGTGGAGAACTTCTCTGTGGGCAGGAAAG GATACGGCTCCGTCTTTTTCCCTGGCGAGGTGAACGTGACGGGACTGAACCTTGACCATATTGTCCACTTCAGACGCAAAGAGGTCATTGTCTACCCGGATGATAAAAACAAGCCACCAGAAGGGGAGGGGCTTAACAG GCGAGCCGAGGTGACTCTGGACGGCGTTTGGCCAAACGACAAGACCACCTGCACTCAGATCAGGAGCCCCGAGCGTCTGAACGACATGAACTATGAGGGCCGGCTGGAGAAAGCTTCGCGCAGACAGGGAGCCCGTTTCCTGGAGTACAGACCTGAAACTGGATCCTGGGTGTTCGAG GTGGCCCATTTCTCCAAATATGGGCTGCAGGATTCTGATGAGGAGGACGACATACCACCCAAAACTGACCCCAAGAAGCTCAAGGCAGTGATGCCACTTCCTCCctccagactgcagcagcagcttccccTGTCCCAGCAGCAGGTGGTGCCACAGGCTCAG TCCACTGCTGTTGCCGATCTGCCGGGTGGCGTGGCCGAACTGGACAGCGACATGGCTGACATCACCCAGAGCTTCCCCACAGAGAGCATACTGGGAGGAGAGGACGGTGGCGAGCTGGAGGGCGGGGAGATGGTCATGTCAGGTGGGAGACTCGGAGGTTTGATCTCTGCAGAGCACGACGGCGTCTCTACGTCCAGCCACATAGCATCCTCGTTGGGGATCAACCCCCACACCCTCCag ATCATGAAGGCGTCTCTGTTTgctgaggacgaggaggagagcGACATGTTCCAGGATCACGGAGCAATGAAGGTCTCCACCGACGTCTTGTCCTCACATCTGGTCCAGCCGGTAGCTCCGAGCCGACCCTCCG CGGGAGGCCTCCTTCAGGCTCGTTTCACCTCCGGCCTCTCTCAGCTGGCAGATTCTCCTCggcttcctcatcctcttcttcctcctctgtctcgAGCATCTCCGGCTGCTGTTGAAGCCCCGCGGTCGTCACACTGGGTGGGCTCGGGCCCAACATCCTTCCTGCTGCCTCCTCGAACTCCAGAGCCCTCAATCAGGACTGTCGGGGTCCGGCGTCTGGGCGGCCCCGTCCCCCTCAAAGAGTCGGTGACCCAGGGGAAG GGGGGTCTGCTGATGGATGCCGGTCTGTTTGCGGGTCGTTCCTTTCGGGTGGGGTGGGGTCCCGGCTGGACGCTGGCACACTGTGGCCACCAGCTGAGCTCACCTCTGGGCAAACAGCTTGAGCGTAAAGACCCTATGACCAAAAGTGACTTCAGCTTCCTGCCAAAACCTGCCAGGAGCAAACC GCTGATAGAAAGCCCCTACAAGGTGGTGCTGGAGCAGCTGGTGGATGTGCAGCCTCCAGTGGTGAAGACcaacgaggaggaggaggagggtcagGAGGTGCTGCAGCGCCCCCTGGAGATCTGTCTGAAGCACAGCACAGTCACCACCACAGGCGACTCAACCTGCCCTCTGGTCCGACCGCAGCCCGGCGTGGCAGCGCTCCACGAATACGCAGAGTGGATCACAGAACTGAAGGAGAAGCAAGGAGACGCAGACC CTCTCCTGGGTTTTTGGTCTGAGGTCTGGACCTTGTGTGAGGCTTTGTGGGGCCGGTTGGGTCCCGCAGAGCAGGATCCAGATGTTGTGCCGCCCAACGAGTAcgagcagcagctggagaggAGGCGAGCCTTCTCGGCCTGGCTGTCCCGCGGAGCCACctgcagggtggaggaggaggtggcgcTGGCAGGGAAAGGTCGTCATACAGAGGCCATCTTCAGCTACCTGACGGGCAACCGCATCAGTGAGGCGTGTCGACGGGCACAGAAGGAAG GAGACCACCGTCTgtccctgctgctgtctcagGCCATGGGTGCTCAGTACTGCCGGGACCTCCTGGCCCTTCAGCTTGCTGACTGGAACCGCATGCAGACCGACTGCTACCTGCCTGAGGACCGACTTCGCATCTTCACGCTGCTCGCTGGCAAACCT GTGTGGCAGTCGTCTGACTCCGTGGTCAACGTTTGCTCTGAGCTGGACTGGAAGCGCTGCGTTGCCGTCCACCTCTGGTTCATGCTGCCTCCGACCGCCTCGGTGGCAGACGCTCTCGCCAGATATGAGGCTGCCTTCCAG GGAACACGTGACGGGGGGAGGTATGCCTGTGCCCCCCTGCCTCCCTacatggaggaggagcagctggacatggaggaggaggaggaggaggaggtgtccAAACGGCCGCTGCACGACCTCTGCTTCCACCTGCTCAAACTGTACAGTGACAG ACACTacagcctgcagcagctgttgGACCCCCTGACCGTCACCTGGGAGCGTCTGGACTACCGCCTGAGCTGGCACCTGTGGAATGTCCTGCAGGCGCTGCACTACAGCAACCTGAGCGCTGCTCGCCAGGGACTTCTCCACAGCAGCTATGCCGCACAGCTGGAGAGCGCCGGCCTGTGGCACATGGCCGTCTTCATCCTGCTGCACATCCCGGACCACAC TCAGCGGGAGCGAGCAGTGAGGGAGATGCTGACCCTCCACTGCCCCCTGCAGGACACAGATGAGTCGGTCCGGAGGGAGCGCTTCCTCACCGAGAGGCTGCTCATCCCAGACCGGTGGGTCCACGAGGCCAAGGCCACCCGAGCCCGTCGAGACGGTGACAGACACCAGGAGGCCCTGCACCTGTACCGGGCTGGTTACTGGAACCAATGTCACCGGCTGCTTATCCAACACCTGGCCTCAG ACTGCATCGTCAACGACAACCACGACTACCTGCTGGAGTTCCTGGAGGGGCTGGCGGTCCCTGAACACAGCGCCACCATCCAGGACTGGGACATTGCAGGGAGGGTTTACCTGGACTACATCCGAGTCATTAAGACTCTGCAGAACATCCAGCAG TTGGACAACGCCGGATACGAGCTGGAGCGCCTCTACACGGACGTGACGTCGCTCTGTGGCAGGATCGAGCTTCTGCCCTGCCGAGCCGCCAGAGACCGCCTCGCCCAATCAG aGATGGCGAAACGTGTGTCAAACATCCTGCGGGTGGTGCTGAGCCTGCAGCAGGGCGATGCAGCGTCCGACGCCCTGAGCATCCCCCTCGCCCAGCTGGCGCCGCACGTCACCCGCCTGCCGATGCCGGAGGACTACACgctggaggagctgagaggCCTCACGCAGTCGTACCTGCGGCAGCTCGTCGTCGGCCAGTGA